In one Mustela lutreola isolate mMusLut2 chromosome 8, mMusLut2.pri, whole genome shotgun sequence genomic region, the following are encoded:
- the FBXO7 gene encoding F-box only protein 7 isoform X2 gives MARRPGDPLPLQDSEHSSLQNNDQPSLAASSYQSSAQDEQPSASVQGQAAQTGVWSDDSTSGPGQTFEAGSVQDVVDMEEGTGVFPSEPMLCSESVEGQVPHSLEILHQSADCSNANDALIVSVHLLMLESGYIPQGTEAKALAMPEQWKSGGVYKLRYTHPLCEGGLAALTGVPLGALLVINATLKINSELRSVKRLQLLPGSFICEAEPGASVAKIYKDLQKLSRLFKDQLVYPLLAFTRQALNLPDVFGLVVLPLELKLRIFRLLDVRSVLSLSAVCRDLLIASNDQLLWRCLYLRDFRDGTVRARDTDWKELYRKRYRQRREAQRGRRVVFPPPSPHPMPLGPSPWHPRPFPPSSLLPPGIIGGEYDERVTLPFVGDPISSLIPGPGQTPGQFPPFRPRFDPIGPLPGPSPTLPGRGGPSDRFPLRPSRGWPPDSRPPFM, from the exons ATGGCCCGGCGTCCGGGGGACCCCCTTCCCTTGCAGG ATTCAGAGCATTCCTCACTGCAGAATAATGACCAACCCTCTTTGGCCGCCAGCTCCTATCAGTCCAGTGCACAGGATGAACAGCCCAGTGCTTCAGTCCAAGGACAGGCAGCCCAGACCGGCGTCTGGAGTGATGACAGTACG tcggGGCCCGGTCAGACTTTCGAAGCTGGGTCGGTTCAAGATGTTGTGGACATGGAAGAAGGCACAGGTGTCTTTCCCTCGGAACCCATGCTCTGCAGCGAGTCGGTGGAAGGGCAGGTGCCACATTCGTTAGAGATCCTGCATCAGTCAGCGGACTGTTCTAATGCCAACGATGCCTTGATAGTATCGGTGCATCTGCTCATGTTGGAGTCAGGTTACATACCTCAG GGGACCGAGGCTAAAGCCCTGGCCATGCCAGAGCAGTGGAAGTCGGGCGGCGTGTATAAGCTGCGGTACACGCATCCTTTGTGCGAGGGCGGCTTGGCTGCTCTCACGGGTGTGCCTCTGGGAGCCCTGCTTGTCATAAACG CCACACTAAAGATCAATAGTGAGCTCAGAAGTGTGAAAAGGTTGCAGCTGCTGCCGGGATCATTTATTTGCGAAGCTGAACCAG gggcaAGTGTAGCCAAGATATACAAAGATCTTCAGAAGCTCTCTCGTCTCTTCAAAGACCAGCTGGTGTATCCTCTTCTGGCTTTTACCCGACAAG cACTGAACCTACCAGACGTGTTTGGGTTGGTAGTCCTTCCTTTGGAGCTGAAGCTGCGGATCTTCCGACTTCTAGATGTTCGTTCTGTTCTTTCTTTGTCTGCAGTTTGTCGTGACCTCCTTATTGCTTCAAATGACCAGCTGCTATGGAGATGTTTGTATCTGCGGGATTTTAGAG aTGGGACTGTTAGAGCTCGAGACACAGATTGGAAAGAA CTCTACAGGAAGAGGTACAGACAAAGgagagaagctcagagaggtcgCCGCGTGGTGTTCCCACCGCCGTCGCCCCACCCCATGCCGCTcggccccagcccctggcaccccAGGCCTTTCCCTCccagctctctcctccctccaggaATTATTGGTGGAGAATACGACGAGAGAGTAACACTTCCCTTTGTTGGGGACCCCATCAGTTCACTCATCCCGGGGCCCGGGCAGACACCAGGCCAGTTCCCTCCATTCAGACCACGTTTTGATCCCATTGGCCCGCTTCCAGGACCGAGCCCCACCTTGCCAGGGCGAGGTGGCCCGAGTGACAGATTTCCCCTAAGGCCCAGCAGGGGTTGGCCACCCGACAGCCGGCCACCATTCATGTGA
- the FBXO7 gene encoding F-box only protein 7 isoform X1: MKLRVRLQKRTWPLEMPDAEPTLGQLRAHLSQALLPTWGFSSDTRFAITLNNKDALTGDEETLASYGIVSGDLICLILEDAIPAPNLPSSTDSEHSSLQNNDQPSLAASSYQSSAQDEQPSASVQGQAAQTGVWSDDSTSGPGQTFEAGSVQDVVDMEEGTGVFPSEPMLCSESVEGQVPHSLEILHQSADCSNANDALIVSVHLLMLESGYIPQGTEAKALAMPEQWKSGGVYKLRYTHPLCEGGLAALTGVPLGALLVINATLKINSELRSVKRLQLLPGSFICEAEPGASVAKIYKDLQKLSRLFKDQLVYPLLAFTRQALNLPDVFGLVVLPLELKLRIFRLLDVRSVLSLSAVCRDLLIASNDQLLWRCLYLRDFRDGTVRARDTDWKELYRKRYRQRREAQRGRRVVFPPPSPHPMPLGPSPWHPRPFPPSSLLPPGIIGGEYDERVTLPFVGDPISSLIPGPGQTPGQFPPFRPRFDPIGPLPGPSPTLPGRGGPSDRFPLRPSRGWPPDSRPPFM, translated from the exons ATGAAGCTGCGGGTGCGGCTACAGAAGCGGACGTGGCCGCTCGAGATGCCAGACGCGGAGCCGACGCTGGGCCAGCTGCGCGCGCACCTGAGCCAGGCCCTGCTCCCCACTTGGGGCTTCAG TTCCGATACCCGGTTTGCAATCACATTGAACAACAAGGATGCCCTCACTGGAGATGAAGAGACCTTGGCTTCATATGGGATTGTTTCTGGGGACTTGATATGTTTGATTCTTGAAGATGCCATTCCAGCACCTAACTTACCTTCATCCACAGATTCAGAGCATTCCTCACTGCAGAATAATGACCAACCCTCTTTGGCCGCCAGCTCCTATCAGTCCAGTGCACAGGATGAACAGCCCAGTGCTTCAGTCCAAGGACAGGCAGCCCAGACCGGCGTCTGGAGTGATGACAGTACG tcggGGCCCGGTCAGACTTTCGAAGCTGGGTCGGTTCAAGATGTTGTGGACATGGAAGAAGGCACAGGTGTCTTTCCCTCGGAACCCATGCTCTGCAGCGAGTCGGTGGAAGGGCAGGTGCCACATTCGTTAGAGATCCTGCATCAGTCAGCGGACTGTTCTAATGCCAACGATGCCTTGATAGTATCGGTGCATCTGCTCATGTTGGAGTCAGGTTACATACCTCAG GGGACCGAGGCTAAAGCCCTGGCCATGCCAGAGCAGTGGAAGTCGGGCGGCGTGTATAAGCTGCGGTACACGCATCCTTTGTGCGAGGGCGGCTTGGCTGCTCTCACGGGTGTGCCTCTGGGAGCCCTGCTTGTCATAAACG CCACACTAAAGATCAATAGTGAGCTCAGAAGTGTGAAAAGGTTGCAGCTGCTGCCGGGATCATTTATTTGCGAAGCTGAACCAG gggcaAGTGTAGCCAAGATATACAAAGATCTTCAGAAGCTCTCTCGTCTCTTCAAAGACCAGCTGGTGTATCCTCTTCTGGCTTTTACCCGACAAG cACTGAACCTACCAGACGTGTTTGGGTTGGTAGTCCTTCCTTTGGAGCTGAAGCTGCGGATCTTCCGACTTCTAGATGTTCGTTCTGTTCTTTCTTTGTCTGCAGTTTGTCGTGACCTCCTTATTGCTTCAAATGACCAGCTGCTATGGAGATGTTTGTATCTGCGGGATTTTAGAG aTGGGACTGTTAGAGCTCGAGACACAGATTGGAAAGAA CTCTACAGGAAGAGGTACAGACAAAGgagagaagctcagagaggtcgCCGCGTGGTGTTCCCACCGCCGTCGCCCCACCCCATGCCGCTcggccccagcccctggcaccccAGGCCTTTCCCTCccagctctctcctccctccaggaATTATTGGTGGAGAATACGACGAGAGAGTAACACTTCCCTTTGTTGGGGACCCCATCAGTTCACTCATCCCGGGGCCCGGGCAGACACCAGGCCAGTTCCCTCCATTCAGACCACGTTTTGATCCCATTGGCCCGCTTCCAGGACCGAGCCCCACCTTGCCAGGGCGAGGTGGCCCGAGTGACAGATTTCCCCTAAGGCCCAGCAGGGGTTGGCCACCCGACAGCCGGCCACCATTCATGTGA